The proteins below are encoded in one region of Halorhodospira halochloris:
- the cobI gene encoding precorrin-2 C(20)-methyltransferase — MHKTGKLIGVSLGPGDPSWITRRAWEVLSSSAHWAYPVREAGQTSYALEIVRRGGLPVADDATELVFPMTHDAATLAKAWGNAAKQVCEKLHSGKDVAFLVEGDASTYATFSHLSSAVGSEVPDLEVETIPGVTSFNAAAARLGQPLVKAHERFAVLPAGYDLATVERLLPEFDTLVLLKVKPLLPELIDLLQRHNLGGSCAFVERAGTDGERIVTDPEQMRSLQANYLSLLLVRNPDRRSS; from the coding sequence ATGCACAAGACAGGAAAACTAATAGGCGTCTCCCTCGGGCCGGGCGATCCCAGCTGGATAACCCGCCGGGCCTGGGAGGTTCTCAGCTCTTCAGCGCACTGGGCCTATCCAGTCAGGGAAGCAGGACAGACTAGCTATGCCCTGGAGATCGTCCGCCGCGGAGGTTTGCCGGTTGCCGACGACGCCACCGAGCTAGTCTTCCCCATGACCCACGACGCCGCCACCCTAGCCAAGGCGTGGGGAAACGCTGCAAAGCAGGTTTGCGAAAAGCTCCACAGCGGCAAAGATGTCGCCTTTTTGGTCGAAGGCGACGCCTCTACCTACGCCACTTTTAGCCACCTAAGTAGTGCTGTGGGCTCTGAAGTACCTGATCTCGAAGTGGAAACCATCCCCGGAGTAACCTCATTCAACGCCGCAGCTGCGCGCCTCGGCCAGCCTCTGGTCAAGGCTCACGAGAGATTCGCCGTGCTACCTGCCGGTTACGATCTCGCTACAGTCGAGAGATTGCTGCCGGAGTTTGATACCCTCGTTCTACTCAAGGTCAAGCCGCTTCTGCCCGAGCTGATAGACCTTCTCCAGCGCCATAACCTCGGCGGCAGTTGCGCCTTTGTCGAGCGCGCCGGCACGGATGGGGAGCGGATCGTAACCGATCCTGAGCAGATGCGTTCACTGCAAGCTAACTACTTATCCCTGCTATTAGTGCGCAACCCGGACCGGAGGAGTTCTTAG
- a CDS encoding TetR/AcrR family transcriptional regulator, which yields MPANKRDILLDTAERLFYAEGFHATGIDRVVAEAGVARMTLYNHFPSKEELIMAVLARRHDRYLDTLRQAIAKANAGEAVMALAMAHCQWLESTSNRGCIVIKAIGEFEEHSPAIANQGRQLKHDMLATIGEALSRDGQINDLSLAERLLIVLEGTDALVPVLSAATVTDHLQKLLPAVLAGSERRTIT from the coding sequence TTGCCAGCGAATAAACGCGATATCTTACTCGACACTGCCGAAAGGCTCTTCTATGCGGAGGGGTTTCATGCAACTGGCATCGACCGCGTAGTTGCTGAGGCGGGCGTGGCCCGGATGACCCTGTACAACCACTTCCCCTCTAAGGAGGAGCTGATCATGGCGGTCCTAGCCCGCCGCCATGATCGCTATCTCGACACCCTGCGTCAGGCCATTGCTAAGGCGAACGCAGGTGAAGCAGTTATGGCACTAGCCATGGCCCATTGCCAATGGCTGGAGAGCACTTCCAACCGCGGCTGCATCGTGATCAAGGCGATCGGCGAGTTCGAGGAGCACAGCCCGGCTATAGCCAATCAGGGACGTCAGCTAAAACACGACATGCTGGCGACCATCGGTGAGGCGCTGTCTCGCGATGGCCAGATAAATGATCTTAGCCTGGCTGAGCGCCTGCTTATTGTACTCGAAGGTACTGATGCACTAGTGCCGGTGCTAAGCGCGGCAACCGTAACGGATCATTTGCAAAAGCTCCTCCCCGCAGTGCTCGCCGGCAGCGAAAGGAGGACTATCACTTGA
- a CDS encoding sirohydrochlorin chelatase translates to MDHCILLIGHGSRQTEGNDEIRRFAELWQQRHPDWQIETCFIEFDEALLDAGLERAAARARRVTAVPLILNAAGHVKLEIPAHIDAARARNPQTEFRCARHIGASEPVLQILERRLRETMLSLDAPDPRTTGVILLGRGSSDRVANSEVARMARLLYEGNEHDLVDVAFTGVTHPRLEKVVQRHWQLGMTQQIILPFYLFTGRLIERINAQIQRLRGQYPQMAFALGDYIGFEPEIFEVVDERVQQAWDGSSMLECDGCPHRAAAAEHGHHHHHH, encoded by the coding sequence ATGGATCATTGCATACTCTTAATCGGCCACGGCTCTCGACAAACAGAGGGAAATGATGAGATCCGCCGCTTCGCCGAACTGTGGCAACAACGCCACCCCGACTGGCAGATTGAGACCTGTTTCATCGAATTCGATGAGGCACTCCTCGATGCCGGGCTCGAGCGAGCGGCGGCGCGGGCCCGGCGGGTAACCGCAGTACCCCTTATCCTCAACGCCGCTGGCCACGTCAAACTGGAGATTCCAGCCCATATAGACGCGGCCCGAGCACGCAATCCCCAGACCGAGTTTCGCTGCGCCCGCCACATTGGGGCCAGCGAACCGGTATTACAGATTCTCGAGCGGCGCCTGCGCGAGACGATGCTCAGCCTCGATGCACCCGACCCTCGCACCACCGGAGTAATCCTGCTCGGGCGCGGCTCCTCGGATCGCGTCGCGAATAGCGAGGTGGCCCGCATGGCTCGCCTTCTCTACGAGGGCAACGAGCACGATTTAGTCGATGTCGCCTTTACCGGGGTGACCCACCCGCGCCTGGAGAAGGTTGTGCAGCGCCATTGGCAGTTGGGCATGACCCAGCAAATCATTTTGCCTTTTTATCTTTTCACCGGCAGATTGATTGAGCGCATCAACGCCCAGATTCAACGGCTGCGCGGGCAGTATCCGCAAATGGCGTTTGCACTCGGCGATTACATCGGCTTTGAGCCGGAGATATTCGAGGTCGTTGATGAACGGGTGCAACAGGCCTGGGATGGCTCGTCGATGCTTGAGTGCGACGGTTGTCCCCATCGCGCAGCGGCCGCTGAGCACGGTCATCATCACCACCATCATTGA
- a CDS encoding MFS transporter, with translation MRQLSGTDLRPNIDPVGATGFAILGAGLIAIAYGLARYAFGLFVPSIRSEIGLSASEVGVVSSLAFISFCLASVVAPLIVDRLGSRYSAVLAGTFALVGLTLISQAGDITTLGTGVFSCGIATGLMMPALSAGAQIAVKPDLRGRVNAVMNAGTSFGLLVCVPAVLILSGEWRIAYGSFAVMAALGIVAALALLPGLTDRQKDKTAPASLPLDKSRWLEVARLIAFCVTMGVISAAYWIFAPDLVVETGELSERSTGWLWLVVGFAGLLGAWASDLGENLGAPTTQALALVALSAATALIAIAPEQLWVALLSAAIFGWAFMTLTGLYLVTGIRLLRERPSMGPVVPFLAITIGQAIGSPLVGETITNLGYIDAFKAFAIAGLLVAAASPFFPRWSGQGA, from the coding sequence TTGAGACAGCTTTCTGGAACAGACTTAAGACCGAATATCGACCCAGTTGGGGCTACGGGGTTCGCTATCCTCGGAGCCGGCTTAATCGCTATCGCCTACGGCCTAGCCCGCTACGCCTTCGGCCTCTTCGTGCCTTCAATACGCTCGGAAATCGGGCTATCGGCTAGCGAGGTAGGAGTAGTTAGTTCGCTCGCCTTCATCAGCTTCTGCCTCGCGAGCGTAGTTGCACCGTTAATCGTTGATCGGCTCGGTTCGCGCTACTCGGCGGTCCTCGCCGGGACTTTCGCGCTTGTCGGCCTAACCCTTATTAGTCAGGCGGGCGATATCACCACTCTCGGCACGGGCGTCTTCTCCTGCGGGATCGCCACTGGCCTGATGATGCCAGCCTTATCTGCCGGCGCACAAATCGCCGTCAAGCCAGATCTGCGCGGGCGCGTCAACGCCGTTATGAACGCTGGCACAAGCTTCGGCTTGCTTGTTTGCGTACCCGCTGTGCTGATCCTAAGCGGGGAGTGGCGCATAGCTTATGGCTCGTTCGCAGTAATGGCAGCGCTGGGCATTGTCGCTGCACTGGCGCTACTTCCAGGGCTGACGGATCGGCAAAAAGACAAAACCGCCCCTGCCTCATTGCCGCTCGACAAATCACGCTGGCTGGAGGTGGCCCGCCTAATAGCCTTTTGTGTAACCATGGGGGTGATCTCCGCAGCGTACTGGATCTTCGCCCCTGATCTGGTCGTGGAGACTGGCGAGCTATCAGAAAGATCAACCGGCTGGCTGTGGCTGGTGGTTGGCTTCGCTGGTCTATTGGGGGCCTGGGCAAGTGATCTTGGCGAGAACTTGGGCGCTCCAACCACCCAGGCCTTAGCCCTCGTAGCCCTAAGTGCGGCTACGGCACTTATCGCAATAGCCCCGGAGCAGTTGTGGGTCGCGCTTCTCTCGGCCGCAATCTTCGGTTGGGCATTCATGACCCTGACAGGACTCTACTTGGTCACTGGCATCCGGCTACTGCGTGAGCGCCCATCCATGGGGCCGGTAGTCCCCTTCCTCGCGATCACGATTGGTCAGGCTATCGGCTCACCGCTGGTGGGTGAGACTATTACCAATTTAGGCTACATCGATGCGTTCAAGGCGTTTGCAATAGCAGGTCTATTGGTTGCGGCGGCATCTCCCTTTTTCCCGAGGTGGAGTGGACAAGGAGCATAG
- a CDS encoding cobalamin biosynthesis protein, whose translation MNKEDYPQISHPRVVIGIGCDRGAERATVQRAITAALQDAGLDEQAVAAMATIDIKKDEHAITDLAHQQDWPLFFYSAAELAAVSVPHPSATVARHTGTPAVAEAAALLHAGTDSRALLIEKRRRRGSDGKNVTVSVALINPEGQLGSGGDISGSAKGQAPAGKILVIGIGPGDSRLMSQRARQAIAAADVVIGYKTYLDLIAELLDTKRVISKGMTEELERAEQAYAHALLGNTVALISSGDAGVYGMAAPIYELLIERGQYPANHDDGFNQEPQSQDNSWQEAKNGRDSDRLAIDIEVIPGITALSASASLVGAPLSHDFCTISLSDLLTPWPVIARRLEAAARGDFVVALYNPASKKRTQHIKIAQQILLRRRSAQTPVAVIRSAYRDGQSIEHSCLGELHRCELDMLSTVLIGNSSTYQQGGYMITPRGYRAKYGSQAEHSSEQTQGSKHSPDTRNQRGKSLPLGLEGWHAEVRAWLRSQEEPRIEAAMEHFDAPRAEILTAVAEQLSSSDDPFTSRLLDTADLSWALDRFSHLPLLQATTATPHGVVLNLNVAPADITLKESKIELAAEQINLSIDTASINTLFLLANLQSASAALTPETSSLELCDIDGNLLLSLFHCRMRRL comes from the coding sequence ATGAACAAAGAGGATTACCCGCAGATTTCCCATCCCCGCGTTGTTATCGGGATCGGCTGTGACCGCGGCGCCGAGCGCGCGACTGTGCAGCGGGCTATCACTGCCGCGCTGCAGGATGCCGGTCTTGATGAGCAGGCGGTAGCTGCAATGGCCACTATCGACATCAAAAAGGACGAGCATGCCATAACAGACCTCGCCCACCAGCAAGACTGGCCGCTATTTTTCTACAGCGCTGCCGAACTCGCCGCGGTTTCAGTCCCCCACCCATCTGCGACAGTGGCCCGGCATACCGGTACCCCGGCAGTGGCCGAAGCTGCGGCTCTGCTCCACGCTGGCACCGATAGCCGCGCGCTGCTGATCGAAAAACGCCGTCGCCGCGGCAGTGACGGCAAGAACGTCACGGTCTCCGTTGCCTTGATCAACCCAGAGGGGCAGCTAGGATCGGGGGGGGACATCAGTGGTTCTGCGAAGGGACAGGCACCCGCCGGCAAAATCCTGGTTATCGGCATCGGCCCTGGCGATAGCAGATTAATGTCGCAACGCGCCCGGCAAGCAATCGCCGCTGCAGACGTAGTAATCGGCTACAAGACCTACCTTGACCTGATTGCTGAGCTGCTCGACACCAAAAGGGTAATCAGTAAGGGCATGACCGAGGAGCTCGAGCGCGCCGAGCAGGCTTACGCCCACGCACTGCTGGGCAACACGGTAGCGCTAATCTCCTCGGGTGATGCCGGGGTCTACGGCATGGCAGCTCCAATCTACGAACTTCTCATAGAGCGCGGCCAATACCCTGCAAACCACGATGATGGCTTCAACCAGGAACCCCAAAGTCAGGATAATAGCTGGCAAGAGGCGAAAAACGGCCGGGATAGTGACAGATTGGCCATAGATATCGAAGTTATCCCCGGCATTACCGCCCTGAGCGCTAGTGCCAGCCTAGTCGGTGCTCCCCTTTCCCACGATTTCTGCACCATCTCACTATCCGATCTGCTCACCCCCTGGCCAGTTATTGCTCGCCGGCTTGAGGCTGCGGCACGGGGTGATTTCGTCGTTGCCCTCTATAATCCGGCAAGCAAAAAGCGTACCCAACATATCAAAATCGCCCAGCAGATATTACTGCGCCGGCGCAGTGCCCAGACCCCGGTCGCGGTCATCCGCTCGGCCTACCGCGACGGGCAAAGCATCGAGCATAGCTGCCTCGGCGAACTCCATCGCTGCGAGCTTGATATGCTCAGCACGGTGCTGATCGGCAACTCCAGCACCTATCAGCAGGGCGGTTATATGATCACCCCGCGCGGCTATCGGGCTAAGTACGGCAGTCAGGCGGAGCACTCTTCTGAGCAGACCCAGGGCAGCAAGCATTCACCGGATACCCGGAACCAGCGCGGTAAGTCACTGCCACTCGGACTGGAGGGGTGGCACGCTGAGGTAAGGGCTTGGCTGCGCTCACAAGAAGAGCCACGAATTGAGGCAGCAATGGAGCATTTCGATGCCCCGCGAGCAGAGATACTCACGGCCGTAGCAGAGCAGCTGAGCAGCTCGGATGACCCCTTTACGAGTCGCTTACTAGACACCGCAGACCTCAGCTGGGCGCTGGATAGATTCAGCCATTTGCCGCTTTTACAAGCAACAACTGCAACCCCGCACGGGGTCGTACTCAACCTTAACGTTGCTCCGGCTGATATAACCCTCAAGGAAAGCAAGATAGAGTTAGCCGCCGAGCAGATTAATCTTAGTATCGATACCGCCAGCATCAACACCCTATTCCTGCTCGCAAATCTGCAGAGCGCCAGCGCAGCGCTTACCCCAGAGACCAGCAGCCTGGAGCTATGCGATATCGACGGCAATTTGCTTTTAAGCCTTTTCCACTGTAGGATGCGTCGCCTTTAA
- a CDS encoding cation:proton antiporter, protein MADIPAIEGLFNQFAVLLLLAAVIGFIGSRLKQPLIVSFIAVGVLVGPSALGWVDGHEPMMDLLAEIGIALLLFIVGLKLDLHLIRTMGPVALATGLGQVLFTSGIGFLIALGLGMDPITALYVAVALTFSSTIIIVKLLSDKKEIDALHGRIAIGFLIVQDICVVLAMILITSLAAGQGDANVAVEVGQVILTGVAMLLFVAALMRYVLPPLLDLLAKTPELLVLFSIALAVSMATGGDMIGFSKEVGAFLAGIAIASTPYREAVASRLTALRDFLLLFFFISLGAQLDMATIGDQVVPALIFSVFVLVGNPIIVLVIMGYMGYRKRTGFLAGLTVAQISEFSLILAALGMSVGHIGPDTMGLVTLVGLITIAASTYMILYSKPLYERLAPLLSIFERRVPHAEIALDSQPERHYDADVIIFGLGRYGEQLAKNFKARGWKVLGVDFDPTAVSQWRERGEMAHYGDASDPEFPQALPLGQVNWVISTVSDRDVDATLVSALRGAGYSGKLAVTAHTRLDVDYLRNSGADRILLPFVDAAEMAVADITGGPGDLRS, encoded by the coding sequence ATGGCCGATATCCCTGCAATCGAAGGACTATTCAATCAGTTTGCCGTGCTGCTGCTGCTCGCAGCTGTTATAGGCTTCATAGGTAGTCGACTCAAGCAGCCGCTAATCGTCTCCTTCATCGCCGTAGGTGTCCTTGTCGGCCCATCAGCCCTGGGCTGGGTTGATGGCCACGAGCCGATGATGGACCTGCTCGCCGAGATAGGCATAGCGCTACTGCTGTTTATCGTCGGTCTTAAGCTCGATCTCCACCTAATCAGGACCATGGGGCCGGTAGCCCTGGCTACTGGCCTTGGCCAGGTGCTGTTTACCTCCGGCATCGGCTTCCTGATCGCCCTAGGCCTCGGGATGGATCCGATCACCGCGCTCTACGTTGCGGTGGCGCTGACCTTCTCGAGCACCATCATCATCGTCAAGCTGCTCTCGGATAAGAAGGAGATCGACGCCCTGCATGGGCGCATCGCCATCGGCTTTCTCATCGTCCAGGATATCTGCGTGGTTCTGGCGATGATCCTTATTACCTCGCTTGCCGCTGGCCAGGGCGATGCCAACGTCGCTGTGGAGGTAGGGCAGGTCATCCTCACCGGCGTGGCGATGTTGCTCTTCGTAGCTGCGCTGATGCGCTATGTGCTGCCGCCGCTGCTTGACCTGCTGGCGAAGACGCCGGAGCTATTGGTGCTGTTCTCCATCGCCTTGGCAGTCTCCATGGCTACCGGCGGCGACATGATCGGCTTTAGTAAGGAGGTTGGTGCCTTTCTCGCCGGCATCGCTATAGCCTCGACCCCTTACCGCGAGGCGGTTGCCTCACGACTGACCGCGCTGCGTGACTTCCTGCTGCTCTTTTTCTTCATCTCCCTCGGGGCGCAGCTGGACATGGCTACCATCGGCGATCAAGTGGTGCCGGCGCTGATTTTCTCTGTCTTTGTGCTAGTCGGGAACCCGATCATTGTCTTGGTCATCATGGGGTATATGGGCTATCGCAAGCGCACCGGCTTCCTCGCCGGCCTGACTGTGGCCCAGATCTCAGAGTTCTCGCTGATTCTTGCCGCTCTGGGTATGTCGGTTGGCCACATTGGGCCGGATACGATGGGACTGGTGACACTGGTTGGTCTGATCACCATCGCCGCCTCTACCTACATGATCCTCTACTCCAAGCCCCTCTATGAACGCTTGGCGCCGCTGCTTTCTATCTTCGAGCGGCGCGTGCCCCACGCTGAGATCGCCCTCGATAGCCAGCCGGAACGCCACTACGATGCCGACGTCATCATCTTCGGCCTCGGTCGTTACGGCGAACAGTTGGCCAAAAACTTCAAGGCGCGCGGCTGGAAGGTGCTGGGGGTAGATTTCGACCCAACGGCTGTGTCGCAGTGGCGCGAGCGCGGTGAGATGGCCCACTACGGCGACGCATCGGATCCGGAGTTTCCCCAGGCCTTGCCGCTCGGACAGGTCAACTGGGTTATCAGTACAGTCTCCGACCGGGATGTTGATGCTACCTTGGTCAGCGCCCTGCGCGGAGCTGGCTACTCCGGTAAATTGGCCGTCACCGCGCACACGCGCTTAGATGTAGATTACCTACGCAACAGCGGGGCGGATCGGATCCTGCTGCCGTTCGTCGATGCTGCCGAGATGGCGGTGGCGGATATAACCGGGGGGCCTGGGGATCTGCGCAGCTAG
- the cobM gene encoding precorrin-4 C(11)-methyltransferase, with the protein MSELQPPTGGVWFVGAGPGAADLITVRGRDCVAAADAILYAGSLVSPDLLSWAQPGCELADSKGMDLEQLRAWLLERATQGLTVVRLQPGDPSLYGALPEIAQPLDEAGVPVHIVPGVTSAMAAAAAAGECLTLPESTQTVIFTRVEGMTAVPSSERLSELAKHGSTLCIYLSATLLDKLSAEMLAAGRAESDPIVVVHKASWPGAESILRTDIANLAEDCYKAGITTQAMIIAGPTIGARTRSDKAESRLYDQNFSHGFRQARDSS; encoded by the coding sequence ATGTCAGAACTACAACCACCCACAGGAGGCGTCTGGTTCGTCGGCGCCGGTCCCGGGGCAGCAGACCTAATTACAGTGCGCGGACGCGACTGTGTCGCAGCTGCAGATGCAATCCTCTACGCCGGCTCGCTGGTGTCACCAGATCTACTCAGCTGGGCACAGCCCGGATGTGAGTTGGCCGATTCCAAGGGCATGGATCTTGAGCAGCTGCGCGCTTGGCTACTCGAGCGGGCCACGCAAGGGCTTACCGTGGTGCGCTTGCAGCCCGGTGACCCCTCGCTCTACGGCGCCCTACCTGAGATTGCCCAGCCTCTTGATGAGGCAGGCGTACCGGTGCACATCGTGCCCGGCGTGACTTCGGCAATGGCGGCAGCAGCAGCTGCTGGGGAGTGCCTGACCTTGCCGGAAAGCACCCAGACGGTTATCTTTACCCGCGTTGAAGGGATGACCGCGGTGCCCTCAAGCGAAAGGCTCAGTGAACTCGCCAAGCACGGCAGCACTCTATGCATCTACCTCTCCGCAACTTTGCTCGATAAGCTCAGCGCGGAGATGCTCGCTGCCGGCAGGGCCGAGTCAGATCCCATAGTAGTAGTGCACAAGGCCTCATGGCCGGGCGCAGAGTCTATCCTGCGAACCGATATCGCCAACCTCGCTGAAGACTGTTACAAGGCAGGCATTACGACTCAGGCTATGATCATTGCCGGCCCTACCATAGGCGCCCGCACGCGCTCTGATAAGGCCGAGTCGCGACTTTACGATCAAAACTTTAGCCACGGCTTTCGCCAAGCCCGTGACAGCTCCTGA
- a CDS encoding cobalamin biosynthesis central domain-containing protein — translation MKTAIIATTRNGVDRAAQLGRLMPAAELIIPERFAAGQGSLDGLTNTITDYQGGGLSEIVAARFSSGYSLICCLSVGAVVRLIAPYLVNKASDPAVIAIDEQAQFVVPVVSGHLGGANALAEIVAQELGAQAVITTASDSSGLPAIDLLGKEQGWQVEANRDALCRAAAAMVNGEPIALIEEAASWQPQQPVPANLKRVSSWQEINPQDYAALLWVTDSTTSAGSLYQHDSPERLTANSLTAPANIDPLLAERLVIYRS, via the coding sequence ATGAAAACGGCGATAATAGCCACCACCCGCAACGGCGTCGACAGAGCCGCTCAGCTTGGCAGGTTGATGCCGGCAGCAGAGCTGATCATACCCGAGCGCTTCGCCGCTGGCCAAGGTTCTTTGGATGGCCTCACAAACACCATTACCGACTACCAGGGCGGTGGACTGAGCGAGATCGTTGCCGCTAGATTTAGCTCAGGGTATTCGCTGATCTGCTGCTTGTCGGTCGGCGCAGTGGTGCGCTTGATTGCACCCTATCTAGTAAATAAGGCTAGTGATCCGGCGGTGATAGCCATAGACGAGCAGGCACAATTTGTTGTCCCTGTAGTCAGTGGCCACCTTGGTGGCGCCAACGCCCTCGCCGAAATAGTTGCACAGGAGCTTGGCGCCCAAGCTGTGATAACCACAGCCTCGGATAGCTCAGGCTTGCCGGCAATCGATCTGCTCGGCAAAGAGCAGGGCTGGCAGGTTGAGGCGAACCGCGATGCCCTCTGTCGTGCCGCCGCGGCCATGGTCAATGGCGAACCGATCGCACTGATTGAGGAAGCTGCTAGCTGGCAACCGCAGCAGCCGGTACCAGCAAACCTTAAACGGGTAAGCAGCTGGCAAGAGATCAACCCGCAAGATTATGCAGCACTTCTCTGGGTTACTGACTCTACTACCAGCGCCGGTTCGCTCTATCAGCACGACTCACCCGAGCGACTAACCGCAAACTCACTGACTGCACCCGCTAACATCGACCCGCTGCTTGCCGAGCGGTTGGTGATATACCGCAGCTGA
- a CDS encoding cobyric acid synthase: MIPPALMLQGTCSGAGKTALTAGLCRLLARRGVRVAPFKPQNMSNNAAVTVDGGEIGRGQWLQALAAGVEPHSDMNPVLFKPEAERTAQVIVQGKVAGRLQASSFCQAREPLLPQAMESYQRLREAYDVVLIEGAGSPAEPNLRQGDIANMGFAAAADVPVWLIGDIDRGGVFASLLGTLEWLDAADRARIEGFVINRFRGSRELLGTAPVQLEKRTGVPVLGVVPSLPDLHLPEEDAPYRMAGPRGSGGSLKVAVVAYPRLSNHDDFDALDAESGVHVRFVRTAHDVDGADLVILPGSKHVLSDLAWLRSCGIEQALLRHVRYGGKVIGICGGLQMLGECLDDPHGIEGDAGGSASGLGLLPIVTSLAPDKYLSEVEQIAAWPAPVQVSGYEIHHGVSEYNPVIPGGGEDIFPFVARSADGRVLGSYLHRLFDSGPFRRALLIELFGMESGEEDEWQRVIDELDRLADLLEESIGV, translated from the coding sequence ATGATCCCCCCAGCCCTGATGCTCCAAGGTACCTGTTCGGGTGCCGGTAAGACAGCGCTGACCGCCGGTTTGTGTCGCCTGTTGGCCCGGCGGGGCGTGCGCGTTGCCCCGTTTAAGCCGCAAAACATGAGCAATAACGCTGCGGTGACAGTCGATGGTGGCGAGATCGGTCGCGGTCAGTGGCTGCAAGCCCTTGCCGCGGGGGTGGAGCCGCATAGTGACATGAACCCGGTCTTATTCAAGCCGGAGGCTGAGCGAACTGCTCAGGTTATAGTGCAGGGCAAAGTGGCAGGACGGCTCCAGGCCAGTTCCTTTTGTCAGGCGCGGGAGCCGTTGCTGCCTCAGGCCATGGAGTCTTATCAGCGCCTGCGGGAAGCCTATGATGTAGTGTTGATTGAGGGTGCGGGGTCGCCGGCAGAGCCCAATTTGCGCCAAGGCGATATCGCCAACATGGGCTTTGCTGCAGCGGCGGATGTGCCGGTATGGCTAATTGGCGATATTGACCGCGGTGGGGTCTTTGCCTCTCTGCTAGGTACCCTGGAATGGCTGGATGCAGCCGATAGGGCACGCATAGAGGGCTTTGTAATCAATCGCTTTCGCGGCAGCCGCGAGCTGCTCGGAACGGCCCCGGTGCAGCTTGAAAAGCGCACCGGCGTACCGGTGTTAGGAGTGGTCCCCAGTCTGCCCGATCTCCACCTTCCTGAAGAGGATGCCCCGTATCGCATGGCCGGACCTCGCGGCTCAGGAGGCAGCCTGAAGGTGGCCGTAGTGGCCTATCCGCGGCTGAGCAACCACGACGATTTCGATGCCCTGGATGCCGAGAGCGGCGTGCATGTGAGATTTGTCCGCACAGCTCACGATGTTGATGGTGCCGATTTGGTTATCCTGCCCGGCTCCAAACATGTGCTTAGCGATTTGGCTTGGCTGCGTAGCTGTGGCATAGAGCAGGCCCTGCTGCGTCATGTCCGTTACGGTGGCAAGGTTATCGGCATTTGCGGTGGCTTGCAGATGCTCGGGGAGTGCCTTGATGATCCGCACGGTATTGAAGGCGATGCCGGTGGTAGCGCTAGTGGTTTGGGGCTTTTACCCATAGTTACCAGTCTGGCGCCGGATAAATATCTTAGCGAGGTGGAGCAGATTGCTGCTTGGCCGGCGCCGGTGCAGGTCAGTGGCTATGAGATCCACCATGGGGTGAGCGAATATAACCCAGTCATCCCGGGGGGTGGAGAGGATATCTTCCCCTTTGTCGCCCGTTCGGCTGATGGTAGGGTACTAGGCAGCTACCTGCATCGGCTGTTTGATAGTGGTCCTTTCCGGCGGGCGCTGCTGATCGAGCTTTTTGGTATGGAGAGTGGCGAAGAGGACGAATGGCAGCGGGTGATAGATGAACTCGACCGATTGGCTGATTTGTTGGAAGAATCAATTGGGGTTTAA